In one Winogradskyella sp. MH6 genomic region, the following are encoded:
- a CDS encoding UDP-3-O-(3-hydroxymyristoyl)glucosamine N-acyltransferase: MKFPKPHTLKEIAHLIGTDYVGADDFPVLGMNEIHVVEPGDIVFVDHPKYYDKALQSDATIVLINKEVECPEGKALLISDDPFRDFNKLTLHFKPFKSSNVSIAEDAKIGEGTIIQPNCFIGNNVSIGKNCVIHSNVSIYDDAVIGDNVIIHANTVLGGSAFYYKKRPEGFDQLISGGRVVVENNVDIGAGCTIDKGVTGDTTIKEGTKIDNQVQIGHDTVIGKKCLIASHVGIAGCTVVEDEVTIWGQVGITSGVTIGTKAVISAKAGVSKSLEGHKSYFGIPADDFRSKYKEIASIKKIPEILQKLKDL; this comes from the coding sequence TTGAAATTTCCAAAGCCTCACACTTTAAAAGAGATAGCCCATTTAATCGGCACGGATTATGTTGGTGCAGACGATTTTCCTGTTTTAGGAATGAATGAAATTCATGTTGTAGAACCTGGAGATATCGTTTTTGTAGATCATCCAAAATACTATGATAAAGCGCTTCAATCTGATGCAACAATCGTCTTAATCAATAAAGAAGTGGAATGTCCTGAAGGTAAAGCACTATTGATTTCAGATGATCCTTTTAGAGATTTTAATAAATTAACGCTTCACTTTAAGCCTTTTAAATCATCTAATGTTTCTATTGCTGAAGATGCTAAAATAGGTGAGGGTACAATTATACAACCCAATTGCTTTATTGGTAATAATGTATCTATCGGAAAAAACTGCGTGATTCATTCTAATGTAAGTATATATGATGATGCAGTTATTGGTGATAATGTCATCATTCATGCTAACACAGTTTTAGGCGGAAGCGCATTTTATTACAAAAAAAGACCTGAAGGCTTTGATCAGTTAATTTCTGGTGGTAGAGTTGTTGTAGAAAACAATGTAGATATAGGTGCTGGTTGTACTATAGATAAAGGTGTAACAGGTGATACCACGATAAAAGAAGGAACGAAAATTGATAACCAAGTTCAAATAGGTCATGATACTGTGATTGGCAAAAAATGCTTAATTGCTTCTCATGTAGGTATTGCTGGTTGTACAGTAGTAGAAGACGAAGTTACAATTTGGGGACAAGTCGGTATTACTAGTGGAGTAACTATTGGTACCAAGGCTGTCATTTCTGCAAAAGCTGGTGTAAGTAAATCTTTAGAAGGTCATAAAAGTTATTTCGGAATTCCTGCAGATGATTTTAGGTCTAAATACAAAGAGATTGCGTCGATTAAAAAAATACCTGAAATTCTTCAAAAATTAAAAGATTTATAA
- the efp gene encoding elongation factor P, with protein MASTSDIRNGLCIRYNHDIYKIIEFLHVKPGKGPAFVRTKLKSVTTGKVIDNTFSAGHKIDDVRVETHKFQYLYNDGEYYHFMNEADYSQIQLTEGALDRPDLLKEGEIVTIQINTEDNMPLSVDMPATVILEVTHTEPGVKGNTATNATKPATVETGAEVNVPLFINEGDKIKVETEKGTYKERVKE; from the coding sequence ATGGCAAGTACATCAGATATTCGTAACGGATTATGCATTAGATATAACCACGATATTTATAAAATCATTGAATTTTTACATGTAAAACCAGGAAAAGGTCCTGCGTTTGTAAGAACAAAACTTAAGAGTGTTACCACAGGAAAAGTAATTGATAATACTTTTTCTGCTGGTCATAAAATAGATGACGTTAGAGTAGAAACTCATAAGTTTCAATATTTATATAATGATGGTGAATACTATCATTTTATGAATGAAGCAGATTACTCTCAAATTCAACTAACCGAAGGAGCTTTAGATAGACCAGATTTATTGAAAGAGGGGGAGATAGTTACCATTCAAATTAACACTGAGGACAACATGCCGTTGTCGGTAGATATGCCAGCAACAGTTATTTTAGAAGTAACACATACTGAACCTGGAGTTAAAGGTAATACAGCTACTAATGCAACTAAGCCTGCTACAGTTGAAACTGGTGCAGAAGTTAATGTCCCTTTATTTATTAATGAAGGTGATAAAATTAAAGTAGAAACCGAAAAAGGTACGTACAAAGAACGCGTTAAGGAATAA
- the lpxA gene encoding acyl-ACP--UDP-N-acetylglucosamine O-acyltransferase translates to MNQPLAYVHPGAKIAKNVVIEPFTTIHNNVKIGEGTWIGSNVTIMEGARIGKNCNIFPGAVISAIPQDLKYNDEDTTVEIGDNVTIRECVTINRGTSDKMKTVIGNNCLIMAYSHIAHDCIVGNYCIFSNNTTLAGHVTIGDNVVLAGMVAVHQFASVGNHAFVTGGSLVRKDVPPYVKAAREPLSYVGINSVGLRRRGFTTEKIREIQDIYRILYQKNYNNTQASEIIEAEMEATPERDEILQFIKNSHRGIMKGYFKSN, encoded by the coding sequence ATGAATCAACCTTTAGCATACGTACATCCTGGAGCAAAAATTGCAAAGAACGTAGTAATAGAGCCTTTTACAACAATTCATAACAATGTGAAAATTGGGGAAGGTACTTGGATTGGTAGCAATGTTACTATTATGGAAGGTGCAAGAATTGGTAAAAACTGTAATATTTTTCCAGGTGCTGTAATTTCCGCAATTCCTCAAGATTTAAAATATAATGATGAGGATACTACTGTAGAAATAGGTGACAATGTAACTATAAGAGAATGTGTCACTATTAATCGCGGTACGTCTGACAAAATGAAAACCGTAATTGGCAACAATTGCCTAATAATGGCTTACAGTCATATTGCACACGATTGTATCGTTGGTAATTACTGTATTTTTTCTAACAATACAACATTGGCTGGTCATGTTACCATTGGAGATAATGTAGTACTAGCAGGTATGGTAGCTGTACATCAATTTGCGTCTGTTGGTAATCATGCATTTGTAACAGGTGGTTCTTTGGTTCGTAAAGATGTGCCGCCTTATGTTAAGGCAGCACGTGAACCTTTATCTTATGTTGGAATTAATTCTGTAGGATTAAGAAGACGAGGATTTACAACCGAAAAAATTAGAGAAATTCAAGATATCTATAGAATTCTCTACCAGAAAAATTATAATAATACACAAGCTTCAGAAATTATTGAAGCCGAAATGGAAGCTACACCAGAACGTGACGAAATTCTTCAATTTATAAAGAATTCGCATCGCGGAATTATGAAAGGCTACTTTAAATCAAATTAA
- a CDS encoding bifunctional UDP-3-O-[3-hydroxymyristoyl] N-acetylglucosamine deacetylase/3-hydroxyacyl-ACP dehydratase, with protein MAIIKTEIKQRTIEKEVKLQGVGLHTGAEVTLVFKPGAENSGYLFERIDLEGHPKIEADANYVTNTQRGTCLEKNGVTIQTCEHVLAALVGLDIDNAVIELNASEPPIMDGSSKFFVEALEKAGIVEQEAFREEYVVKDVVSYADESTGSEIILMPSETYKVTTMVDFGTKVLGTQNATMNSVSEFKDEISDSRTFSFLHEIEMLLEHGLIKGGDLNNAIVYVDKELSEETMDKLRKAFNKDNIAVKPNGILDNLTLHHPNEAARHKLLDVVGDLALIGTRIRGKVIANKPGHFVNTQFAKKMSKIIKNERRNNVPQIDLNSTPLMDVNQIMNMLPHRQPFLLLDKVYELTENHVIGMKNVTMNEEFFRGHFPGAPVMPGVLIVEAMAQTGGILVLSTVPDPENYLTFFMKMDNVKFKQKVVPGDTLIFKCELITPIRRGICHMQGYAYANGKLCAEAELMAQISKVK; from the coding sequence ATGGCAATAATTAAAACTGAAATTAAGCAAAGGACCATTGAAAAAGAAGTTAAACTTCAAGGAGTTGGACTTCATACAGGAGCAGAAGTAACATTAGTTTTTAAACCTGGAGCTGAAAATTCTGGTTATTTATTTGAGCGTATAGACCTTGAGGGACATCCAAAAATTGAGGCAGATGCAAACTATGTAACCAATACACAGAGAGGCACATGTTTAGAGAAAAATGGTGTAACCATTCAAACTTGTGAGCATGTATTAGCAGCATTGGTAGGTTTAGATATTGATAATGCAGTAATAGAATTAAATGCATCAGAACCACCAATAATGGATGGCTCTTCAAAGTTTTTCGTAGAAGCTTTAGAAAAAGCAGGTATAGTAGAGCAAGAGGCTTTTAGAGAAGAATATGTAGTAAAAGACGTCGTTTCTTATGCAGATGAATCTACAGGTAGCGAAATAATCCTAATGCCATCAGAAACCTATAAGGTGACTACAATGGTAGATTTTGGTACAAAAGTTTTAGGTACCCAAAATGCTACTATGAATTCTGTATCTGAGTTTAAAGATGAAATCTCAGATTCTAGAACCTTCAGTTTTTTACACGAAATTGAAATGTTGCTTGAGCATGGTTTAATTAAAGGAGGAGATTTAAATAATGCTATAGTTTATGTTGATAAAGAATTATCTGAAGAAACTATGGATAAGCTTCGTAAGGCCTTTAATAAAGATAATATTGCAGTAAAACCTAATGGTATTTTAGACAACCTAACCTTACATCATCCTAATGAAGCAGCACGTCACAAATTGTTAGATGTTGTTGGAGATTTGGCTTTAATAGGTACAAGAATTAGAGGTAAGGTAATTGCTAACAAACCAGGGCATTTTGTAAACACACAGTTTGCTAAAAAAATGTCTAAGATTATAAAAAACGAAAGGCGTAATAACGTACCTCAAATAGATTTGAACTCAACACCTTTAATGGATGTCAATCAAATCATGAACATGTTACCGCACAGGCAACCTTTCTTATTGTTAGATAAGGTTTATGAGCTAACTGAAAATCATGTTATCGGCATGAAAAACGTTACCATGAATGAGGAGTTTTTCAGAGGACATTTTCCAGGTGCACCAGTAATGCCAGGAGTACTTATTGTTGAAGCTATGGCGCAAACAGGAGGTATTCTTGTGTTAAGCACAGTACCAGATCCTGAAAACTATCTAACGTTTTTTATGAAAATGGACAATGTTAAGTTTAAACAAAAAGTAGTGCCTGGTGATACGTTAATATTTAAATGCGAACTTATAACGCCTATAAGACGAGGCATTTGCCATATGCAAGGTTATGCCTATGCCAATGGTAAACTATGTGCAGAAGCTGAGTTAATGGCGCAAATATCAAAAGTTAAATAA
- the lpxD gene encoding UDP-3-O-(3-hydroxymyristoyl)glucosamine N-acyltransferase, whose protein sequence is MKFTAEQIAGILEGTVVGDPNIEVSKLAKIEEGTKGSLTFLANPKYKSYIYTTKSSITIVNSDFEPEETISTTLIKVEDAYGAFTKLLEYYNQIKLNKSGIEQPSFVSDSAKIGDDIYIGAFTYIGDNVKLGNNVKIFPNSYIGDNVTVGDNTIVFSGGKIYSDCIIGNNCVINSGAIIGADGFGFAPNEKGEYSKVPQIGNVILEDFVDVGAGTTIDRATLGSTVIRRGVKLDNQIQIAHNVEIGKNTVIAAQTGIAGSTKIGENCQIGGQVGIVGHISIGNNVKIQAQSGIGRHVKDNEVLQGSPALTYGDYNKSYVYFKNLPKIVKSINEIEKKVDGNN, encoded by the coding sequence TTGAAATTTACAGCTGAACAAATCGCAGGTATTTTAGAAGGTACAGTCGTTGGCGATCCAAATATTGAGGTTTCTAAACTCGCTAAGATAGAAGAGGGCACAAAAGGATCTTTAACCTTTTTGGCTAATCCTAAATACAAATCTTATATATATACCACAAAATCTTCAATAACAATCGTTAATTCAGATTTTGAACCAGAAGAAACAATAAGTACTACATTAATTAAAGTAGAAGATGCTTATGGAGCTTTTACAAAACTGTTAGAATATTATAACCAAATAAAACTGAATAAATCAGGAATAGAGCAACCTAGTTTTGTTTCAGATTCGGCAAAAATTGGTGATGATATTTATATAGGAGCCTTTACATATATAGGTGACAATGTAAAATTGGGTAATAACGTAAAGATATTTCCTAATTCATATATAGGAGATAATGTTACAGTAGGTGATAATACTATCGTTTTTTCTGGTGGAAAAATTTATTCAGATTGTATAATTGGTAATAATTGCGTTATTAATTCTGGTGCTATAATAGGTGCAGATGGATTTGGGTTTGCGCCAAACGAAAAAGGAGAATATTCTAAAGTGCCACAAATTGGGAATGTAATTCTTGAAGATTTTGTTGATGTTGGAGCTGGTACTACAATAGATAGAGCCACATTAGGTTCAACGGTTATTAGAAGAGGAGTAAAACTTGATAATCAAATACAGATTGCTCACAATGTAGAAATTGGTAAGAATACGGTTATTGCAGCACAAACAGGTATTGCTGGTTCCACAAAAATTGGAGAAAATTGCCAAATAGGTGGTCAAGTTGGTATTGTAGGGCATATTTCTATAGGAAATAATGTTAAAATCCAAGCACAGTCTGGTATTGGTAGACACGTAAAGGATAATGAAGTTTTACAAGGTTCTCCAGCATTAACTTATGGAGATTATAATAAGTCTTATGTATACTTTAAAAATTTACCTAAGATCGTAAAAAGTATAAATGAAATTGAAAAGAAAGTAGATGGCAATAATTAA